One region of Roseiconus lacunae genomic DNA includes:
- a CDS encoding DUF1501 domain-containing protein, translated as MNHSTLSRRHWLRRSGAGFGTLGMLGAMQSSGILQAGQGEPSDAGLHHAAKAKRVIFLFMNGAPSHVDTFDPKPELQRREGESPPDDISGKKRAGGMMPSPFKFAKHGECGMEMSELFPNLAAHADDLCMIRSMHTDVPNHEPGLLLMQSGHQQPTRPSLGSWLSYGLGSENENLPAFVAISPGLPVVGPQLWSNAFLPGQHQGMEVDTNKKAVSELIANIENPNLDPQRQRRSLDLLDQINRLHQQQRSGDRALETHIRAMELAFQMQSVASEAFDLNRESAATQAAYGDSVYGRSCLLGRRLLERGVRVVQVFYVHKNSKQPWDTHSNNNAGHQKLCADSDRASAALLTDLKQRGLLEDTLVIWGGEFGRTPYSQVDKSKDLKKAGRDHHHTGFSMWLAGGGVRAGTTYGATDDLGMHAVEDRIHVHDLHATVMHQMGIDHTRLTYRYSGRDYRLTDVHGKVIEGLIG; from the coding sequence ATGAACCATTCAACGTTGTCACGGCGCCATTGGCTGCGGCGTTCCGGTGCCGGTTTTGGCACGCTGGGTATGCTCGGCGCGATGCAATCGTCGGGCATACTTCAGGCCGGCCAGGGAGAACCGTCGGACGCCGGCCTGCACCACGCGGCCAAGGCAAAACGTGTGATCTTTTTGTTCATGAACGGCGCTCCCTCTCACGTTGACACCTTTGACCCCAAACCTGAACTGCAACGACGCGAAGGCGAATCCCCACCTGACGATATCTCAGGAAAGAAGCGTGCCGGTGGGATGATGCCGTCGCCGTTTAAATTTGCCAAGCACGGTGAGTGTGGCATGGAGATGAGCGAGTTGTTCCCCAATCTCGCCGCGCACGCCGATGACCTGTGCATGATCCGTTCGATGCACACCGACGTCCCGAATCACGAACCGGGATTATTGCTGATGCAGTCCGGTCACCAGCAGCCGACACGCCCGAGCTTGGGTTCGTGGCTGTCGTATGGCCTGGGAAGTGAGAATGAAAATTTACCAGCCTTTGTCGCTATCAGCCCGGGCTTACCAGTCGTCGGACCACAGCTTTGGTCGAACGCGTTTTTGCCCGGTCAACATCAAGGCATGGAAGTTGACACCAACAAGAAGGCGGTCAGCGAACTGATCGCCAACATTGAAAACCCTAATCTCGATCCGCAACGCCAGCGTCGATCGCTCGACCTGCTTGATCAAATCAATCGTCTGCACCAACAACAACGCTCTGGGGACCGCGCACTGGAAACCCACATCCGCGCGATGGAACTTGCCTTTCAAATGCAGTCCGTGGCGTCGGAAGCCTTTGACCTCAACCGTGAATCCGCCGCGACACAAGCCGCTTACGGTGACTCGGTCTACGGACGCAGCTGCTTACTCGGTCGACGCCTACTCGAACGGGGCGTTCGTGTGGTCCAAGTGTTCTACGTTCACAAAAACAGCAAACAACCATGGGACACGCACAGCAATAACAACGCCGGGCATCAAAAACTCTGTGCCGATAGTGATCGTGCGAGCGCCGCGTTGCTGACTGATTTGAAACAGCGCGGCTTACTGGAAGACACGCTGGTCATTTGGGGCGGGGAATTCGGACGCACCCCTTATTCGCAGGTCGACAAATCAAAAGACCTCAAAAAGGCGGGCCGCGACCATCATCACACTGGATTTTCGATGTGGCTAGCCGGTGGTGGCGTTCGAGCCGGGACGACCTATGGCGCCACCGATGACCTGGGGATGCATGCCGTCGAAGACCGAATCCACGTGCACGACCTCCATGCGACCGTCATGCATCAAATGGGGATCGACCACACGCGGTTGACCTATCGATACTCCGGCCGCGATTACCGCCTAACCGACGTTCACGGCAAAGTGATCGAAGGATTGATCGGATAG
- a CDS encoding PSD1 and planctomycete cytochrome C domain-containing protein, producing the protein MRLLKFSTGLCWLLIAIPAPIRSNASEANASVGDANASDADVAFFESRIRPVLIKHCYECHSDDAEIVQAGLQLDYSDTTRHGGDSGESIVPGDPKASLLISALRYEESEMPPAGKLDERIIRDFETWIEKGAIDPRDRQNAASGQPMQPADGFDWEREREFWAFQKPVATPTSIDDLVERKLVEVNLRRNPPADRRTLIRRLSFDLRGLPPTPSEVASYVHDRHPAATDRLIDRFLSDPAFGEHWARRWLDVARYAEDQAHKVGNNDSLTYPNAYRYRDWVIDAIASDMPYDEFIRLQLAADHVRPDDQDAHLALGFLGLGPKYYARNSPEVMADEWEDRVDTVSRGLLGLTVACARCHDHKYDPIPTSDYYALAGVFASTQMFNRPIDETVKTKKGQSEKPHDGVHIVRDGNPRDLHVMVRGDVKRKGDLAKRQFLTILSPNQPIPLNRGSGRADLAEAIVDPTNPLTARVMANRIWRQLMRQGIIETPSNFGKLGEPPSHRALLDNLAIRLIEQNWSIKRFIREIVRTETYRQSSLPNETAMRVDADNRLYWRMSPKRLSIEAYRDSVLKVAGNLDETVGGPSIKPDAPDENRKTLYSEISRMDLNSMLARFGYPDPNAHSAKRSDVTTPLQKLFLLNSPLMQKQAKSLAASLVATDGSISDQVALLYQKLFGRDPTPEEFELAEQFVSTGGSADEHMATWTQYAHMLLISNEMQFID; encoded by the coding sequence GTGAGATTGTTGAAATTCTCTACCGGTCTCTGCTGGCTGCTGATCGCTATCCCTGCGCCGATACGATCCAACGCCTCCGAAGCAAACGCGAGTGTCGGTGATGCTAACGCCAGCGACGCCGACGTTGCCTTTTTTGAAAGCCGCATTCGCCCGGTGCTAATCAAGCATTGTTACGAGTGCCATTCGGACGATGCTGAAATCGTCCAAGCAGGGCTACAACTCGACTACTCCGACACGACGCGGCATGGAGGCGATTCGGGCGAATCGATCGTGCCCGGTGACCCCAAAGCCAGCCTACTGATCAGCGCCTTGCGCTACGAAGAATCCGAGATGCCGCCGGCGGGCAAGCTTGACGAGCGAATCATTCGCGACTTCGAAACCTGGATCGAAAAAGGGGCGATCGATCCTCGCGACCGACAGAACGCCGCAAGCGGTCAGCCCATGCAGCCGGCCGACGGATTCGACTGGGAACGCGAACGTGAGTTCTGGGCCTTCCAAAAGCCGGTCGCGACACCGACATCGATCGATGACTTGGTCGAGCGAAAACTTGTCGAAGTCAACCTGCGTCGGAATCCACCGGCGGACCGCCGAACACTGATTCGACGCCTTTCGTTTGACCTTCGTGGCCTGCCTCCGACGCCGTCTGAGGTCGCTAGCTACGTGCATGACCGACACCCTGCCGCGACCGATCGTCTGATCGACCGATTCCTTTCCGACCCCGCATTCGGAGAGCACTGGGCGCGACGTTGGCTTGACGTTGCCCGATACGCGGAAGATCAAGCACACAAGGTCGGCAACAACGATTCGCTGACCTATCCAAACGCGTATCGCTATCGCGACTGGGTCATCGATGCGATCGCAAGTGATATGCCCTATGACGAGTTCATTCGGCTGCAATTGGCCGCCGACCATGTCCGTCCTGATGATCAAGACGCCCATCTTGCGCTCGGATTCCTCGGCCTGGGTCCGAAGTACTATGCCCGGAACAGCCCTGAAGTAATGGCCGATGAATGGGAAGACCGCGTCGACACGGTGTCGCGCGGCCTACTGGGACTGACCGTCGCCTGCGCCCGTTGTCACGACCACAAATACGATCCGATCCCCACCTCGGATTACTATGCCCTGGCTGGCGTGTTTGCCAGCACGCAGATGTTTAATCGTCCGATCGATGAGACGGTGAAGACCAAGAAGGGGCAAAGTGAAAAACCGCACGATGGCGTCCACATCGTTCGCGATGGCAATCCCCGCGACTTGCATGTGATGGTGCGAGGAGATGTCAAACGCAAAGGCGATCTCGCCAAACGACAGTTCCTGACGATCCTTTCTCCGAATCAGCCGATCCCTCTGAACCGAGGCAGCGGCCGCGCGGATCTGGCCGAAGCGATCGTCGACCCAACCAACCCGCTGACCGCACGCGTGATGGCGAATCGGATCTGGCGACAACTGATGAGACAAGGAATTATCGAGACGCCCAGCAACTTCGGAAAGCTAGGGGAGCCTCCCAGCCATCGAGCCTTGCTCGACAACCTGGCGATCCGACTGATTGAACAGAACTGGTCGATCAAACGCTTCATTCGTGAAATCGTACGGACCGAAACCTATCGCCAAAGCAGCCTTCCCAACGAAACCGCCATGCGCGTCGACGCAGACAATCGCTTGTACTGGAGAATGTCACCAAAGCGGCTGTCGATCGAAGCCTATCGCGATTCGGTTTTGAAGGTGGCAGGCAATTTGGACGAAACCGTTGGCGGGCCTTCGATCAAGCCTGACGCACCGGACGAAAACCGCAAAACTCTGTATAGTGAAATCAGTCGCATGGATCTTAATTCCATGTTGGCTCGCTTTGGATATCCCGATCCGAACGCCCACTCGGCGAAGCGGTCGGATGTAACAACGCCGCTGCAAAAACTGTTTTTGCTTAACAGCCCGTTGATGCAAAAGCAGGCGAAATCACTCGCCGCTTCTTTGGTCGCAACCGACGGATCGATCTCCGATCAAGTCGCACTGCTTTATCAGAAACTGTTCGGTCGCGACCCTACTCCGGAAGAATTCGAATTGGCTGAGCAATTTGTCAGCACCGGTGGCAGCGCGGACGAGCACATGGCGACGTGGACACAGTACGCCCACATGTTGCTGATCAGCAACGAAATGCAATTTATCGACTAA
- a CDS encoding choice-of-anchor M domain-containing protein encodes MKLTEQLRRISQRVNRQRKQVRDHKRRSRRNQIVVETLEKRLPMVASLQAMLASEHVDLNINTDGSQWSIGPRDSSVSPVIEYANDAAAMYVGSPAEMTRPAGSAYDFIGVAGGESFYLLPQSQDPDLLFLGFAAAGVTETLDKYNAFTESKGRVGNGNGDWLKLTLNSVTHTHPDGTAGDGDISIWQAGIFGGANVFVSSYDDGVANPNSNGLDISDGISDDDALWILDDSHSHYNFAFSDPGRYEIGVTLSGFFGDDGLSTPNVSGYSESEEISLYFSVMSVGQLQFAADSYSVDEDSGMASIDVIRTGGSDGRLTAGYATVDGTASSGSDYSSTSGTLEFLDGEVVKSITIPVVDDGANESDETFRVTLSNPTPEKLDQYVTDIEGDMNGLLGEASSTLITIEDSTVNLAPAISTFDDLSVSENESSDPILFTISDTETAAEDLVLTAVSSNTALIPSSGLVFSGNGSNRSVTIMPNPDQIGVATITITVIDAGGMQTNESFDVYVNANRVVPFALPDYFGGEVNTSSWGSLSEDFNGDGNLDLILGGSSFNSMTYLQGNGDGTFQPEILLNAGTDVSSGGIVAIDYEGDGDLDILSIERNQATIDGTADEGTIAVYRNDGDANFTREVVKTGLLQGLNIAAGDLNGDGRADVAWGEYRYDSSVPEILASQSFALQEAGGQLGATTKLTDAGYGDMQIEDVDGDGNQDIVTSGYMVTLSPYSSVSELKVFLGRGDGTLAAPMPVNTAANPAVQQVVDLNGDDRKDLLVYDRASESHVGYYPQLLDGSFGERVTLTPGYLYSQLSVAADMNGDDVPDIVTYGYFNGGYRLAWSPNLGGGVFGETILISTESSNGGLNVGDVDNDTYPDIINVGSAVSGRLGPVGVFLNKTGENPMVLVPPATRTRIDGDPIDLQVYFGFPIEVTGTPRIALQVGENTVYAEYLSGSGTPTLSFRYTVGESDLDLDGVQLASNLIDLNGGTLTDPIGGEAVLEFPNLSFDGVIVNAVGPLVEMISRVDATPTESGSVRFNVQFSAEVNDVDVSDFSVRMREGDLSNAVVESVHALSGSLYEVTVSTGEGTGALGLSVNDSAGITDSDGDILARGYEGGEVYTVRKQPTDNIDTYYTHGHADYRPVYENGEFTYIINPDDSLLPEPTYPSHEVITYLDNTALVTRGGGETYDFLGVPDGELIYVSDSSGSVATVPYLGWEGGSLPRDVFSDYLPTADSRITSSRLREYVKVQMVGFRSSSDGDFSMYSGSSPTVWMATSDGITISDDDTSDAFWLYPGTHLHRNVTFTKPGTYEIDVVVSGYLDSNANDSLDASDVYVESGIKTLVFHVDTLGARHDAFYVGSSDTIEGSLAANDDWHENVGAPTYTVETAPAQGELHLNSDGTFTYTPADDFTGIDSFEYRLSNPRGGYTTASVTLTDSHSPVANDDVFSVAEDQTLNVGGAGVLENDVDPDGDMLTTAVVSGPQNGVLSLNPDGSFSYVPNDNFYGTDSFTYTTTDVRYEVTPLGTLAGNTSYALDVNNLNQVTGNSGIVVGSSNPLHAFLWTDGSMEDLGVVPGTGSNNFSRGYALNDAGVVVGESDNSASKAFRWENGVIANLGTLGGSSAVASDINNAGEIVGSSSNGTTSKPFVYVDGVMLELPTIAGNAATTGRAWGISPDGRFIVGVTRADDAAFLSHATMWERQADGSYSVVDMGALFDQDHYSYAYAVNDAGNAVGASVVGTVSPTSSTSLYHGFVYHDGQMIDVGTLSHLGHKHSEVMDINATDQFVGYVAGFYKYPSFGGAAFLGELLDGETAIVDLNDLVDAGSDWTFLSAEGINNGRSVVGYGKYNGSTRAFLLTPTAVDEDDQLFGNVATVTINVQPQSDAPTAVDDTYVVGRGSSVHGNVLMNDFDADGDALVTTLGATVMKGSLDFNADGSFVYTPQSGFDGSDHFVYSVTDSDGLVSTANVVINAAEERTFEAMLTDGHVDIGLALGAHDHDDDHDDGHDHGHDHGSPEGDPEWNLHVHDEENDVEYHADEALLYVGMAGYTQRTGAIESSEYDFLGAAPGSSFYVLPAIESPGLLYLGLGTEEISVGTLLDGTATLQLKSVNGPGDFSIWESGIEGVEVRMATADGVDGSDHVIVQESVHRHVNFGFSKAGFYEITVQATGTLADGDVVVSEDVTYFFQVGNTVSAIDVANGQTQRSFVRHLDLVFAGDEAIDEIADHSRIRLTQYDVNGENGFDVLDPARRPAISVSENVIHLDWGTHGIGGNRSSVLGNGMYRLSVDVDGDGEYDVDKYFHRLFGDVDGDGVVAQADLDQIVSAIGTNDPESDVDGNHRVNAIDRILASRSLGQQLGDGGLLDD; translated from the coding sequence ATGAAACTTACCGAACAACTCCGTCGAATTTCACAGCGAGTCAACCGTCAGCGAAAGCAAGTTCGCGATCACAAGCGTCGATCGCGTCGAAACCAAATCGTGGTTGAGACATTGGAAAAACGGTTGCCGATGGTCGCAAGTTTGCAAGCGATGCTGGCCAGCGAGCATGTCGACTTGAACATCAATACCGACGGCTCGCAGTGGTCAATCGGGCCACGTGATTCATCGGTTTCGCCCGTCATTGAGTATGCCAACGATGCGGCGGCGATGTACGTCGGAAGTCCTGCCGAGATGACTCGTCCGGCAGGTTCCGCGTACGACTTTATCGGCGTTGCGGGGGGCGAGAGCTTTTACCTGCTGCCACAAAGTCAAGACCCGGATTTGTTGTTCCTGGGGTTTGCGGCCGCCGGGGTGACCGAGACGCTCGATAAGTACAACGCCTTTACGGAGTCGAAAGGGCGCGTCGGAAACGGAAACGGCGATTGGCTAAAGCTAACGCTCAATAGCGTGACGCATACCCATCCTGATGGCACCGCGGGCGACGGTGACATTTCGATCTGGCAGGCGGGGATCTTTGGCGGTGCGAATGTCTTCGTCTCGTCATACGATGATGGCGTTGCGAACCCCAATTCAAACGGGCTTGATATCAGCGACGGGATTTCCGACGACGATGCGTTATGGATCTTGGATGACAGCCATTCGCATTACAACTTTGCCTTCAGTGATCCCGGTCGTTACGAAATCGGCGTCACACTTTCGGGATTCTTTGGTGACGATGGTCTTTCGACCCCGAACGTATCCGGCTACAGCGAGAGCGAAGAAATCTCATTGTATTTTTCGGTCATGAGCGTCGGTCAGCTCCAGTTTGCGGCGGACAGCTACAGCGTCGACGAAGACAGCGGGATGGCATCGATCGATGTCATCCGAACCGGCGGAAGCGACGGGCGTTTGACAGCTGGCTACGCGACAGTCGACGGAACGGCTAGTTCGGGAAGCGATTACTCCAGTACGTCCGGCACACTGGAGTTCCTTGACGGTGAAGTCGTAAAGTCGATCACGATCCCCGTGGTCGATGACGGGGCAAACGAAAGTGACGAGACGTTCCGTGTCACATTATCGAATCCGACTCCAGAAAAGTTAGACCAGTATGTGACTGATATCGAAGGAGATATGAATGGATTGTTGGGAGAGGCTTCATCAACCCTAATCACCATCGAAGACAGCACCGTTAATCTCGCACCTGCGATCTCAACGTTTGATGATCTGTCGGTATCGGAAAACGAGTCGTCTGATCCGATTTTGTTTACGATCAGTGACACGGAAACTGCTGCGGAAGACTTGGTCTTGACGGCGGTGTCTTCGAACACTGCCTTGATTCCCAGTTCAGGACTCGTGTTTTCCGGTAATGGATCCAACCGATCGGTGACGATTATGCCAAATCCCGATCAGATCGGAGTGGCGACGATCACCATCACAGTCATTGATGCTGGTGGGATGCAAACAAATGAGTCGTTCGATGTGTATGTAAATGCCAATCGAGTCGTCCCGTTCGCATTGCCAGATTATTTCGGTGGCGAGGTTAATACGAGTTCTTGGGGGAGCCTGAGCGAAGACTTCAATGGCGACGGGAATCTGGACCTAATCTTGGGCGGGTCCTCCTTCAATTCGATGACCTATTTGCAAGGCAACGGGGATGGGACGTTCCAGCCCGAAATTCTGTTGAATGCCGGGACCGACGTTTCTTCGGGTGGTATCGTCGCAATCGACTACGAAGGGGACGGTGATCTCGACATCCTTTCCATCGAACGGAACCAAGCGACGATCGATGGAACGGCCGACGAAGGAACCATCGCCGTTTACCGAAATGATGGTGACGCAAACTTCACGCGAGAAGTCGTCAAGACAGGGCTGCTGCAAGGACTGAATATTGCTGCCGGCGATCTCAACGGTGATGGACGTGCCGATGTCGCCTGGGGCGAGTACCGCTATGACAGTTCGGTCCCGGAGATTCTCGCGTCACAGTCTTTCGCGCTTCAAGAAGCGGGCGGCCAACTTGGGGCGACGACCAAGTTGACCGATGCCGGGTACGGAGACATGCAAATCGAGGACGTTGACGGGGATGGAAACCAAGACATTGTCACCTCGGGATACATGGTCACGCTAAGTCCCTACAGTAGCGTCTCCGAGTTGAAGGTCTTCCTCGGTCGCGGCGACGGAACGTTGGCGGCACCGATGCCGGTCAACACCGCGGCAAATCCAGCTGTTCAACAGGTCGTTGATCTCAATGGCGACGATCGCAAGGATCTACTCGTCTATGATCGAGCGTCGGAAAGCCATGTCGGCTATTACCCGCAGTTGCTCGACGGCAGCTTCGGCGAGCGTGTGACGCTCACGCCGGGATACCTGTATTCGCAGCTCTCCGTCGCCGCGGACATGAACGGCGACGACGTTCCGGACATTGTCACTTACGGTTATTTCAACGGTGGTTACCGTTTAGCGTGGTCTCCGAATTTAGGGGGCGGGGTCTTCGGCGAGACGATTTTGATTTCGACCGAAAGCAGCAACGGAGGTCTGAACGTCGGTGATGTCGACAACGACACCTATCCTGACATCATAAATGTCGGCAGTGCCGTGAGCGGTCGACTCGGTCCCGTCGGCGTCTTTCTCAACAAGACGGGTGAAAATCCGATGGTCCTCGTGCCACCGGCGACGCGGACTCGCATCGACGGTGATCCGATCGATTTGCAAGTCTACTTTGGCTTTCCGATCGAAGTGACTGGAACGCCACGCATCGCGTTGCAGGTCGGCGAGAATACTGTTTACGCGGAATACCTGTCCGGTTCGGGGACCCCGACGCTGAGTTTCCGCTACACCGTCGGTGAATCGGATCTCGACTTGGATGGTGTCCAACTCGCCAGCAATCTGATCGATCTCAACGGTGGCACACTGACCGATCCGATCGGCGGCGAAGCGGTCCTTGAGTTTCCGAACCTTTCGTTCGATGGCGTGATTGTCAACGCGGTCGGACCACTCGTGGAAATGATTTCACGAGTCGATGCGACGCCGACAGAGTCAGGCTCGGTGCGTTTTAATGTGCAGTTCTCTGCCGAAGTCAACGACGTTGACGTGAGTGACTTTTCCGTTCGAATGCGCGAAGGCGATTTGTCGAACGCGGTCGTCGAATCCGTCCATGCTCTCTCTGGCAGCCTGTACGAAGTCACCGTTTCGACAGGGGAGGGAACCGGTGCGTTGGGGCTTAGTGTGAACGACTCGGCGGGCATCACGGACTCCGACGGCGACATCCTTGCCCGTGGTTACGAAGGCGGCGAAGTCTACACCGTTCGGAAGCAACCAACGGACAACATCGATACCTACTACACCCATGGGCATGCCGACTACCGTCCCGTGTACGAGAACGGTGAATTCACTTACATCATCAATCCCGATGACAGTTTGTTGCCCGAACCGACCTATCCCAGCCACGAAGTCATCACTTACCTCGACAACACCGCACTGGTGACTCGCGGTGGCGGAGAAACGTATGACTTTTTGGGCGTTCCGGATGGTGAGTTGATTTATGTGAGTGACAGTTCGGGAAGTGTCGCCACCGTGCCTTATCTGGGATGGGAAGGCGGCAGTTTGCCAAGAGACGTCTTTTCCGATTACCTGCCGACGGCGGATTCACGAATCACTTCCTCGCGATTGCGTGAGTATGTGAAAGTGCAGATGGTCGGCTTCCGCAGCAGCAGCGATGGTGATTTCTCGATGTACTCGGGGTCGTCTCCGACGGTTTGGATGGCGACGAGTGACGGAATCACGATCAGTGATGATGACACCAGCGATGCGTTTTGGCTGTATCCCGGGACGCACTTGCATCGCAATGTCACGTTCACCAAACCCGGTACCTATGAGATTGACGTGGTCGTCAGTGGCTACCTCGACAGCAACGCCAATGATTCGCTGGACGCGAGCGACGTCTATGTCGAAAGCGGAATCAAGACACTGGTGTTCCATGTCGATACGTTGGGGGCACGTCATGACGCGTTCTACGTGGGTTCTTCAGACACGATCGAAGGCTCGCTCGCGGCCAACGACGATTGGCACGAGAACGTTGGGGCACCCACCTACACTGTCGAGACGGCACCGGCACAAGGTGAACTGCATCTGAACAGCGATGGAACGTTTACGTACACACCTGCGGATGACTTCACAGGGATCGATTCATTCGAGTATCGGTTGAGCAACCCGCGTGGTGGCTACACCACCGCAAGCGTCACTTTGACAGACTCGCATTCGCCAGTCGCCAACGACGACGTCTTTTCCGTCGCCGAAGACCAGACGCTGAATGTCGGTGGAGCCGGTGTACTTGAAAATGATGTCGATCCTGACGGTGACATGCTAACAACCGCAGTCGTGTCGGGACCGCAAAACGGCGTGTTGTCACTAAATCCCGATGGCTCGTTTTCCTACGTTCCAAACGATAACTTTTACGGCACCGACTCGTTTACCTACACAACGACCGATGTCCGCTATGAAGTGACGCCGCTAGGAACACTCGCCGGAAATACCAGCTACGCTCTCGACGTCAATAACTTGAATCAAGTCACTGGTAATTCGGGAATCGTCGTCGGATCTAGCAATCCGCTGCATGCGTTTTTGTGGACCGACGGTTCGATGGAGGATTTGGGCGTCGTCCCAGGTACCGGCAGCAATAACTTCAGCCGCGGCTACGCGCTCAACGATGCTGGGGTCGTTGTCGGGGAAAGCGACAACAGTGCCTCAAAAGCATTTCGCTGGGAAAACGGTGTGATCGCCAACTTGGGGACCCTCGGCGGATCCTCCGCCGTCGCAAGCGATATTAATAACGCCGGGGAAATCGTCGGAAGCAGCAGCAACGGGACGACCAGTAAACCGTTTGTTTACGTCGATGGCGTGATGTTGGAGCTACCGACGATCGCGGGGAACGCGGCAACCACCGGTCGGGCTTGGGGCATCAGCCCCGACGGACGATTCATCGTCGGTGTCACCCGCGCCGACGATGCGGCGTTCTTGTCGCACGCCACGATGTGGGAACGTCAGGCAGACGGAAGCTATTCGGTTGTCGACATGGGCGCGCTGTTTGATCAAGACCACTACAGCTATGCCTATGCCGTCAACGATGCGGGTAACGCGGTCGGTGCTTCAGTCGTCGGTACCGTTTCGCCGACCAGTTCGACCAGTCTGTATCACGGTTTCGTCTATCACGACGGGCAAATGATCGACGTCGGAACGCTCTCTCACCTCGGTCACAAGCACAGTGAGGTGATGGACATCAACGCCACCGACCAGTTTGTCGGCTATGTCGCTGGGTTCTACAAGTATCCATCCTTCGGTGGCGCCGCGTTCTTGGGCGAATTGCTCGACGGAGAGACCGCGATCGTCGACCTGAACGACTTAGTCGATGCGGGCTCTGATTGGACGTTCTTATCTGCCGAAGGAATCAACAACGGACGTAGCGTCGTCGGGTATGGAAAATACAACGGTTCGACACGAGCCTTCTTGCTGACCCCGACCGCGGTTGATGAAGATGACCAACTTTTCGGCAATGTCGCGACGGTCACGATTAACGTTCAACCACAGTCGGATGCCCCGACCGCCGTTGACGATACATATGTCGTCGGTCGAGGAAGTTCGGTGCATGGAAACGTGCTCATGAATGACTTTGATGCCGATGGCGACGCGCTTGTCACGACGCTCGGTGCGACGGTGATGAAAGGCAGTCTCGACTTTAACGCCGATGGATCATTCGTTTACACGCCGCAATCGGGGTTCGACGGTTCGGATCACTTTGTGTACTCGGTCACTGACAGCGATGGCTTGGTGTCGACCGCCAACGTAGTCATCAATGCCGCCGAAGAACGAACCTTTGAGGCGATGTTGACCGATGGCCACGTTGATATCGGTTTGGCTCTCGGGGCCCACGACCACGACGATGATCACGACGACGGGCATGATCATGGACACGACCATGGAAGCCCCGAAGGCGATCCGGAGTGGAATCTGCATGTGCACGACGAGGAAAACGACGTTGAGTACCACGCCGATGAAGCATTGTTGTACGTCGGTATGGCCGGGTACACGCAGCGAACCGGTGCGATCGAGTCTTCCGAGTACGACTTCTTGGGGGCCGCCCCGGGAAGTTCGTTCTACGTCCTGCCGGCGATCGAGTCACCGGGGTTGCTGTACTTGGGCTTAGGGACCGAAGAAATCTCCGTCGGAACTTTGCTCGATGGTACGGCAACGCTGCAACTGAAAAGTGTCAACGGACCGGGCGATTTCTCGATCTGGGAATCTGGCATCGAAGGCGTCGAGGTCCGCATGGCAACCGCTGACGGTGTCGACGGGTCGGACCACGTGATTGTTCAGGAAAGCGTTCATCGTCACGTGAATTTTGGTTTCTCAAAAGCTGGGTTCTATGAAATCACCGTTCAAGCGACGGGGACGTTGGCCGACGGAGACGTCGTCGTCAGCGAAGACGTGACGTACTTCTTCCAGGTCGGGAACACGGTTTCGGCGATCGATGTCGCCAACGGCCAGACGCAACGCTCGTTCGTCCGCCATTTGGACTTGGTGTTCGCCGGTGACGAAGCGATTGATGAGATCGCCGATCACAGCCGCATTCGCCTCACCCAGTATGACGTCAACGGTGAAAACGGGTTTGACGTTTTGGACCCGGCGCGCCGGCCGGCGATTTCAGTCTCGGAGAATGTGATTCACCTCGATTGGGGCACGCATGGGATTGGTGGCAATCGCTCGTCCGTGCTTGGCAACGGAATGTACCGACTTTCGGTGGATGTCGATGGCGACGGCGAGTATGACGTCGACAAGTACTTCCATCGCTTGTTTGGGGACGTCGATGGAGACGGCGTCGTTGCCCAAGCCGATCTGGATCAGATTGTTTCTGCCATCGGTACGAACGATCCCGAGTCAGACGTTGATGGGAACCATCGTGTGAATGCTATCGACCGGATTCTCGCATCACGGTCACTCGGCCAACAGCTCGGTGACGGTGGCTTACTCGACGATTGA